The Papaver somniferum cultivar HN1 chromosome 3, ASM357369v1, whole genome shotgun sequence genome includes a region encoding these proteins:
- the LOC113360754 gene encoding putative F-box/FBD/LRR-repeat protein At5g44950, giving the protein MEIDDRIGFGESNTLEQIQTMSVQCSTVLLKKDDRRFECMANSKLQRSSSEGSKLTMKKGNKDRISELPDALIHHILLSFLNIEHVVQMPRRWRYLWVSLPTLRISDYYMDWNVEDPFEALHSSSDIQTLELRWENVGNFKSDLGFKYDVSRHVATWIMAAVKQQDLNLTLFLREMIKFPDCLFTCKSLTKLSVHGFGRDLTSFGLPDVAVYNFPRLRYLQLKGVSLVDENLTIFKHLQPDNCESIDEYDITVKLSAPNLTSLVCKDFMSQDYSLENLSSLVTADIGATVIDGKKHRKLFQRLLQMLKSCTVLE; this is encoded by the exons ATGgaaattgatgatcgcattggttTCGGTGAATCTAATACCTTGGAACAAATACAGACAATGAGCGTACAGTGCTCGACGGTTTTACTGAAAAAAGATGACCGACGTTTTGAATGCATGGCAAATTCAAAACTACAACGCTCGTCCAGTGAAGGATCAAAACTAACGATGAAGAAAGGCAACAAAGATAGAATCAGCGAATTACCTGATGCTTTAATTCATCACATTCTTCTATCTTTCCTAAACATAGAACATGTTGTGCAAATGCCCAGAAGATGGAGGTATCTTTGGGTTTCTCTACCTACTTTAAGAATATCCGATTACTATATGGATTGGAATGTGGAAGACCCCTTTGAAGCCTTGCACAG TTCATCAGATATCCAGACTTTGGAACTTAGATGGGAAAAcgttggtaacttcaaaagtgaTTTGGGTTTTAAGTACGACGTTTCAAGACATGTCGCAACATGGATCATGGCTGCTGTTAAGCAGCAAGACCTAAATCTTACTTTGTTTCTAAGAGAGATGATCAAATTTCCGGACTGTTTGTTCACCTGCAAATCACTGACAAAGTTAAGTGTTCATGGGTTTGGCAGGGATTTGACATCCTTTGGTCTGCCCGATGTTGCTGTGTATAATTTCCCTCGGCTAAGATATCTGCAGCTTAAGGGAGTCTCGCTTGTGGATGAAAACTTAACTA TCTTTAAACACTTACAACCGGACAATTGTGAGTCGATTGATGAATATGACATCACTGTTAAGTTATCTGCTCCAAATCTCACATCCCTTGTCTGCAAAGATTTTATGTCACAAGACTATTCCCTGGAGAACCTTTCTTCTCTAGTCACAGCTGATATTGGAGCGACGGTTATAGACGGGAAGAAACACCGAAAGCTATTTCAGAGATTGCTACAGATGTTAAAGAGTTGTACGGTGCTCGAATGA